Proteins found in one Promicromonospora sukumoe genomic segment:
- the secG gene encoding preprotein translocase subunit SecG, which yields MDALRIILEVLLVLTSGFLTMLILLHKGKGGGLSDMFGGGISMGAGSSGVAERNLNRITIAFALVWAVVIVLLGLIQKVS from the coding sequence GTGGACGCGCTCCGCATCATCCTGGAAGTTCTGCTGGTGCTCACCAGCGGCTTCCTCACCATGCTCATCCTGCTCCACAAGGGCAAGGGTGGCGGTCTGTCCGACATGTTCGGTGGCGGTATCTCGATGGGCGCCGGTTCCTCCGGCGTGGCCGAGCGGAACCTCAATCGCATCACAATCGCCTTTGCCCTGGTGTGGGCCGTGGTGATCGTCCTGCTCGGACTCATCCAGAAGGTCAGCTGA
- the tpiA gene encoding triose-phosphate isomerase has product MAGNWKMNLDHQQAISTVQKLSWTLKDAKHDYAAVEVAVVPPFTDLRSVQTLVDADKLEIVYGAQDLSKHESGAYTGEISGTMLKKLGCTYVVIGHSERREYHAESDDVVNAKVRAAFAHGLTPILCVGEGLEVRKAGNQVSHTLAQVEAALADVPAEQIASIVIAYEPVWAIGTGEVATPEDAQEVCGAIRRVLGELCDQTVAEGIRVLYGGSVKSGNVAQIMAQPDVDGALVGGASLDPEEFAKIARYQSHVVA; this is encoded by the coding sequence ATGGCGGGCAACTGGAAGATGAACCTCGATCACCAGCAGGCGATCAGCACGGTCCAGAAGCTCTCCTGGACCCTGAAGGACGCCAAGCACGACTACGCCGCGGTGGAGGTGGCGGTCGTCCCGCCGTTCACCGACCTGCGTTCCGTGCAGACGCTCGTCGACGCCGACAAGCTGGAGATCGTCTACGGCGCCCAGGACCTGTCCAAGCACGAGTCCGGCGCCTACACGGGCGAGATCTCGGGCACCATGCTGAAGAAGCTCGGCTGCACGTACGTCGTGATCGGGCACTCCGAGCGCCGCGAGTACCACGCCGAGTCGGACGACGTCGTCAACGCCAAGGTGCGCGCCGCGTTCGCGCACGGCCTGACGCCGATCCTGTGCGTCGGCGAGGGCCTGGAGGTCCGCAAGGCCGGCAACCAGGTCTCGCACACCCTCGCGCAGGTCGAGGCCGCGCTGGCCGACGTGCCGGCCGAGCAGATCGCCTCCATCGTCATCGCCTACGAGCCCGTCTGGGCCATCGGCACCGGCGAGGTCGCGACCCCCGAGGACGCGCAGGAGGTCTGCGGCGCGATCCGTCGCGTGCTGGGCGAGCTGTGCGACCAGACGGTCGCCGAGGGCATCCGCGTCCTGTACGGCGGCTCCGTGAAGTCGGGCAACGTCGCGCAGATCATGGCGCAGCCCGACGTCGACGGCGCCCTCGTGGGTGGCGCGAGCCTGGACCCGGAGGAGTTCGCGAAGATCGCCCGCTACCAGTCCCATGTTGTCGCGTAG
- a CDS encoding phosphoglycerate kinase, with product MKTIDSLGDLRGKRVLVRSDFNVPLDGTKITDDGRIRAALPTLTRLTDAGARVVVLAHLGRPKGTPDPQYSLAPVAARLGELLGQDVALAQDLVGPSAKATVEALADGQVALLENVRFDARETSKVDAERAELAGELAQLADAFVSDGFGVVHRKQASVYDIAQVLPAAAGDLVLNEVQSLSKATGDPERPYAVVLGGSKVSDKLGVIANLLTKADRLLIGGGMVFTFLAAKGRPVGNSLLENDQIETVKGYLATAEANGVEIVLPTDIVAADSFAADAPHQVVAADAIPDGTMGLDIGPESGKLFAAKLADAKTIAWNGPMGVFEFEAFADGTKAVAQGIIDATAAGGFSIVGGGDSAAAVRVLGFDKAGFSHISTGGGASLELLEGKELPGLTVLAD from the coding sequence ATGAAGACCATCGACTCCCTCGGCGACCTGCGCGGCAAGCGCGTCCTGGTCCGCTCCGACTTCAACGTGCCCCTCGACGGTACGAAGATCACCGACGACGGCCGCATCCGCGCCGCCCTGCCCACGCTGACGCGGCTGACCGACGCCGGTGCGCGCGTCGTCGTCCTGGCCCACCTGGGCCGCCCCAAGGGCACGCCGGACCCGCAGTACTCCCTGGCGCCCGTCGCCGCCCGCCTGGGCGAGCTGCTCGGCCAGGACGTCGCGCTCGCGCAGGACCTCGTCGGCCCGTCCGCGAAGGCCACGGTCGAGGCGCTGGCCGACGGCCAGGTCGCCCTCCTGGAGAACGTGCGGTTCGACGCGCGCGAGACCTCCAAGGTCGACGCCGAGCGCGCCGAGCTCGCCGGTGAGCTCGCGCAGCTCGCGGACGCGTTCGTCTCCGACGGCTTCGGCGTCGTGCACCGCAAGCAGGCCTCCGTGTACGACATCGCGCAGGTGCTGCCCGCAGCGGCCGGCGACCTGGTGCTGAACGAGGTCCAGTCGCTGTCCAAGGCGACCGGCGACCCCGAGCGCCCCTACGCCGTGGTGCTCGGCGGCTCCAAGGTCTCGGACAAGCTGGGCGTCATCGCGAACCTGCTGACCAAGGCGGACCGCCTGCTCATCGGCGGCGGCATGGTCTTCACGTTCCTCGCGGCCAAGGGCCGGCCGGTGGGCAACAGCCTGCTGGAGAACGACCAGATCGAGACAGTCAAGGGCTACCTGGCCACGGCCGAGGCCAACGGCGTCGAGATCGTGCTGCCCACGGACATCGTCGCCGCGGACTCGTTCGCCGCGGACGCGCCGCACCAGGTGGTCGCGGCCGACGCCATCCCGGACGGCACCATGGGCCTCGACATCGGCCCCGAGTCCGGCAAGCTGTTCGCCGCCAAGCTGGCCGACGCGAAGACCATCGCCTGGAACGGCCCCATGGGCGTGTTCGAGTTCGAGGCCTTCGCCGACGGCACCAAGGCCGTGGCGCAGGGCATCATCGACGCGACGGCGGCCGGCGGGTTCTCCATCGTCGGCGGCGGCGACTCGGCCGCGGCCGTGCGCGTGCTCGGCTTCGACAAGGCCGGCTTCAGCCACATCTCGACCGGTGGCGGCGCGAGCCTGGAGCTGCTGGAGGGCAAGGAGCTCCCCGGCCTCACCGTCCTCGCCGACTGA
- the gap gene encoding type I glyceraldehyde-3-phosphate dehydrogenase: MTIRVGINGFGRIGRNFYRALVESGADIEVVGVNDLTDNKTLAHLLKYDTTLGRFGKSVDFDEDNIIVDGKKIRALAERNPADLPWGELGADIVIESTGFFTDATKAKAHIDAGAKKVIISAPAKNEDATFVMGVNHEQYDAAAHHIISNASCTTNCLAPLAKALNDSIGIERGLMTTIHAYTGDQNLQDGPHSDLRRARAAAQNIVPTTTGAAKAVALVLPELKGKLDGYALRVPVITGSATDLTFEAPRDVTVEEVNAAIKAAAEGPLKGILEYVDDEIVSSDIVTNPHQSIYDSKLTKVIGNQVKVVSWYDNEWGYSNSLVNLTVFVGEKL, translated from the coding sequence GTGACCATCCGCGTCGGCATCAACGGCTTCGGCCGTATCGGCAGGAACTTCTACCGGGCTCTCGTGGAGTCGGGTGCGGACATCGAGGTCGTGGGCGTGAACGACCTCACCGACAACAAGACGCTCGCGCACCTGCTCAAGTACGACACGACGCTGGGCCGCTTCGGCAAGTCGGTCGACTTCGACGAAGACAACATCATCGTGGACGGCAAGAAGATCCGTGCGCTCGCCGAGCGCAACCCCGCCGACCTCCCCTGGGGCGAGCTGGGTGCGGACATCGTCATCGAGTCCACGGGCTTCTTCACCGACGCCACGAAGGCGAAGGCGCACATCGACGCCGGCGCCAAGAAGGTCATCATCTCGGCCCCGGCCAAGAACGAGGACGCGACGTTCGTCATGGGCGTCAACCACGAGCAGTACGACGCCGCGGCGCACCACATCATCTCGAACGCGTCGTGCACCACGAACTGCCTCGCCCCGCTGGCGAAGGCCCTGAACGACTCGATCGGCATCGAGCGTGGCCTCATGACCACGATCCACGCCTACACGGGTGACCAGAACCTGCAGGACGGCCCGCACAGCGACCTCCGTCGCGCCCGCGCCGCCGCGCAGAACATCGTCCCGACCACCACGGGTGCCGCCAAGGCCGTCGCCCTGGTGCTGCCGGAGCTCAAGGGCAAGCTGGACGGCTACGCCCTGCGCGTGCCGGTCATCACCGGCTCGGCCACGGACCTCACCTTCGAGGCCCCGCGCGACGTCACCGTCGAGGAGGTCAACGCAGCGATCAAGGCCGCCGCCGAGGGCCCGCTCAAGGGCATCCTCGAGTACGTGGACGACGAGATCGTGTCCTCGGACATCGTGACCAACCCGCACCAGAGCATCTACGACTCGAAGCTCACCAAGGTGATCGGCAACCAGGTCAAGGTCGTCTCCTGGTACGACAACGAGTGGGGCTACTCGAACAGCCTCGTGAACCTCACCGTGTTCGTCGGCGAGAAGCTCTGA
- the whiA gene encoding DNA-binding protein WhiA — protein MALTGQVKEELARVRVAKTSCRKAEVSATLRFSGGLHIISGRVVIEAELDTELAATRLRHAIHDLYGHTSELIVVQAGGLRKSSRFVVRVVREGESLARQTGLLDARGRPVRGLAPEVVSAGVQEAEAVWRGAFLAHGSLTEPGRSMALEVTSPGPEAALALVGAARRLGVAAKSREVRGIDRVVIRDGDSIGRMLERIGAPETLKVWEERRERREVRGTANRLANFDDANLRRSARAAVAAGARVQRAFEILGDELPEHLRQAGELRLAHKQASLEELGRLAEPQLSKDAVAGRIRRLLSTADKRALELGIPDTEAGLSADLLDL, from the coding sequence ATGGCGCTCACGGGACAGGTCAAGGAGGAGCTCGCGCGGGTGCGGGTGGCGAAGACGTCGTGCCGTAAGGCCGAGGTCTCCGCGACGCTGCGCTTCTCGGGTGGACTCCACATCATCTCCGGTCGGGTCGTGATCGAGGCGGAGCTCGACACCGAGCTCGCCGCGACCCGGCTGCGGCACGCCATCCACGACCTGTACGGGCACACCAGCGAGCTCATCGTCGTCCAGGCCGGCGGCCTGCGGAAGAGCTCCCGGTTCGTGGTGCGCGTGGTGCGCGAGGGCGAGTCGCTCGCCCGCCAGACCGGCCTGCTCGACGCCCGCGGCCGCCCCGTGCGCGGCCTTGCCCCCGAGGTCGTGTCCGCCGGTGTGCAGGAGGCCGAGGCAGTGTGGCGCGGCGCGTTCCTGGCGCACGGCTCGCTCACCGAGCCCGGCCGGTCCATGGCGCTCGAGGTGACCAGCCCCGGGCCCGAGGCGGCGCTCGCGCTCGTCGGCGCGGCCCGCCGCCTGGGCGTCGCCGCCAAGTCCCGCGAGGTGCGCGGCATCGACCGCGTCGTGATCCGCGACGGCGACTCCATCGGCCGGATGCTGGAGCGGATCGGCGCGCCCGAGACGCTCAAGGTCTGGGAGGAGCGCCGGGAGCGGCGCGAGGTGCGCGGCACCGCCAACCGCCTGGCCAACTTCGACGACGCGAACCTGCGCCGCTCGGCGCGGGCCGCCGTGGCCGCGGGCGCCCGCGTGCAGCGGGCCTTCGAGATCCTCGGCGACGAGCTGCCCGAGCACCTGCGCCAGGCCGGCGAGCTGCGCCTGGCCCACAAGCAGGCGTCGCTGGAGGAGCTGGGCCGCCTGGCCGAGCCGCAGCTCTCCAAGGACGCGGTGGCGGGGCGCATCCGTCGCCTGCTGTCCACGGCGGACAAGCGCGCCCTCGAGCTCGGCATCCCCGACACCGAGGCGGGGCTGTCCGCCGACCTGCTCGATCTGTGA
- a CDS encoding LLM class flavin-dependent oxidoreductase, with protein MTAGARRPAGVHWFLPTNGDARGIVGSAHAKEAHGGTGVSGLRAPTVEYLGEVARAADRLGYDAVLTPTGTWCEDAWLTTAALVQQTRRLRFLVALRPGLVSPTLAAQMAATLQRFAGARVLLNVVTGGDEVEMRRFGDHLDHDERYDRTAEFLRVLRGVWSVGTPGGPESFDHAGRHYRIEGARQLAAPDPVPEIWFGGSSDAALPVAAEHADVYLTWGEPPDQARRKIERVRELAAERGRTLRFGVRLHVLTRDRSADAWAVAQRWLDELTPEQVAGAQRVLTTSGSVGQRRMAALHDGGRLAAGGDARDLEVHPGLWAGVGLVRGGAGTALVGSHEEIADLVAEYHDAGFDEFVLSGYPHLEEAYWFAEGVRPLLDARGVTAPAGQDARPQAAPGAN; from the coding sequence GTGACGGCGGGGGCGCGCCGTCCCGCCGGCGTCCACTGGTTCCTGCCGACCAACGGTGACGCCCGTGGCATCGTCGGCAGCGCGCACGCCAAGGAGGCCCACGGCGGCACCGGCGTCAGCGGGCTGCGCGCCCCCACCGTCGAGTACCTGGGCGAGGTGGCGCGCGCCGCGGACCGCCTCGGCTACGACGCCGTGCTGACGCCTACCGGCACCTGGTGCGAGGACGCGTGGCTCACCACCGCCGCCCTGGTCCAGCAGACGCGGCGGCTGCGGTTCCTGGTCGCGCTGCGGCCCGGGCTGGTCTCGCCCACGCTGGCCGCGCAGATGGCCGCCACCCTGCAGCGGTTCGCGGGCGCGCGGGTGCTGCTGAACGTCGTCACGGGCGGCGACGAGGTCGAGATGCGCCGGTTCGGCGACCACCTCGACCACGACGAGCGCTACGACCGCACGGCCGAGTTCCTCCGGGTGCTGCGCGGCGTCTGGTCCGTCGGAACGCCCGGCGGCCCGGAGTCGTTCGACCACGCCGGGCGGCACTACCGCATCGAGGGCGCGCGCCAGCTCGCGGCGCCCGACCCGGTGCCGGAGATCTGGTTCGGCGGGTCGTCCGACGCCGCGCTCCCCGTCGCCGCCGAGCACGCCGACGTGTACCTGACCTGGGGCGAGCCCCCGGACCAGGCCCGGCGCAAGATCGAGCGCGTCCGCGAGCTGGCCGCCGAGCGCGGCCGCACCCTGCGGTTCGGCGTCCGGCTGCACGTCCTGACCCGGGACCGGTCCGCGGACGCCTGGGCGGTCGCCCAGCGCTGGCTCGACGAGCTCACGCCGGAGCAGGTCGCCGGCGCCCAGCGCGTCCTGACCACGTCCGGCTCCGTGGGCCAGCGCCGCATGGCCGCGCTGCACGACGGCGGCCGGCTCGCCGCCGGCGGCGACGCCCGGGACCTGGAGGTCCACCCGGGCCTGTGGGCCGGCGTCGGCCTGGTCCGGGGCGGCGCGGGGACCGCGCTCGTGGGCAGCCACGAGGAGATCGCCGACCTGGTGGCCGAGTACCACGACGCCGGCTTCGACGAGTTCGTGCTGTCGGGCTACCCGCACCTGGAGGAGGCCTACTGGTTCGCGGAGGGCGTACGCCCGCTGCTCGACGCGCGAGGCGTCACGGCGCCGGCCGGCCAGGACGCGCGTCCCCAGGCCGCACCGGGCGCGAACTGA
- a CDS encoding LLM class flavin-dependent oxidoreductase, translated as MRFQVLDIAFNPPHPVTGREVPPADRLNRIVDTAVLAEELGFDSFAVGERHAGPVLSSAPTVLLGAIAARTSRILLSTGVTVLSLHDPIRLAEDLATVDQLSRGRLEIVIGKGNEDLQYPLLGLDIAKQYEYLRENYELLRLLLSTEDVTWEGRHRHRLEHATTLPRPFAGPFRIWHGSATSQFAVDLAAEHGDPIVTANALQPRENYAVLIDRYREQYAAAGHDPAYGFVGAGSGGLFLADTTEEAIEQYRPIYEGQVRQQDSRKHAPGAIGKVTSFRTVEDAVERGPALVGSPERVAEKILDYHGTFGHVLQSVSVNHLLEPARQQDVLRRFAAEVIPLVRAEVSTDLWGPRDERRAAGFTAGVPAERSAEVPA; from the coding sequence ATGCGCTTCCAGGTCCTGGACATCGCGTTCAACCCGCCGCACCCCGTCACGGGCCGCGAGGTGCCGCCCGCCGACCGGCTGAACCGGATCGTGGACACCGCCGTGCTGGCCGAGGAGCTCGGCTTCGACTCGTTCGCCGTGGGGGAGCGGCACGCCGGCCCGGTGCTGTCCTCGGCGCCGACGGTGCTGCTCGGCGCCATCGCCGCCCGCACGTCCCGCATCCTGCTGTCCACCGGCGTCACGGTGCTGTCCCTGCACGACCCGATCCGGCTCGCCGAGGACCTGGCGACGGTCGACCAGCTCAGCCGCGGCCGGCTGGAGATCGTGATCGGCAAGGGCAACGAGGACCTGCAGTACCCGCTGCTCGGCCTCGACATCGCCAAGCAGTACGAGTACCTGCGGGAGAACTACGAGCTGCTGCGGCTGCTGCTGTCCACGGAGGACGTCACGTGGGAGGGCCGGCACCGGCACCGGCTGGAGCATGCGACCACTCTGCCGCGCCCGTTCGCGGGGCCGTTCCGCATCTGGCATGGCTCGGCGACGTCGCAGTTCGCCGTCGACCTCGCGGCCGAGCACGGCGACCCGATCGTCACCGCCAACGCGCTCCAGCCCCGCGAGAACTACGCGGTGCTGATCGACCGGTACCGCGAGCAGTACGCGGCCGCGGGGCACGACCCGGCCTACGGGTTCGTGGGCGCCGGGTCGGGCGGGCTGTTCCTGGCCGACACCACCGAGGAGGCGATCGAGCAGTACCGGCCGATCTACGAGGGCCAGGTGCGCCAGCAGGACTCGCGCAAGCACGCGCCGGGCGCCATCGGCAAGGTGACCAGCTTCCGCACCGTCGAGGACGCCGTCGAGCGCGGCCCCGCGCTGGTGGGCTCGCCCGAGCGGGTGGCCGAGAAGATCCTGGACTACCACGGCACGTTCGGGCACGTGCTCCAGTCGGTGTCCGTCAACCACCTGCTGGAGCCGGCCCGGCAGCAGGACGTGCTGCGCCGGTTCGCGGCCGAGGTGATCCCGCTGGTCCGGGCCGAGGTCAGCACCGACCTGTGGGGGCCGCGGGACGAGCGGCGGGCGGCCGGGTTCACGGCGGGCGTGCCGGCGGAGCGGTCCGCCGAGGTGCCCGCGTGA
- a CDS encoding LLM class flavin-dependent oxidoreductase, with translation MTEPATDRTTGTRVPLSVLDLALVADGSTGAAAIQRAVALAIDLDALGYRRVWYAEHHLAPGVASAAPAVLAAAVAARTSRIRVGSGAVLLSTTSPLIAAEQFGTIAALHPGRVDLGLGRAFTVPPSAGAPRATDTAAPEGDERRNGRVKEAQNPTRPTFDGGRAAAGGVPRLVDGLYVPPAPPNGFNDPALRERLLAQQEVIGAQRTPADFREEVELVLDVQRGTYRDRSGAAYTSPPVEGAQLDLWLLASSGGESARVAGELGLPLAANFHVSPATVLDTVAAYREAFRPGVLEEPYVIVSADVLVAQTLERARVLAEPFADWVLSIRRGERGAIAYPSPSAATAWTDRPDAERALVADRVDTRIVGDPDTVVERLETLVRVTGADELLVTTATHDPAETRRSFELLAQAWGTGDPVGDPARPARTAAAQEVGA, from the coding sequence ATGACCGAACCAGCCACCGACCGCACCACAGGCACCCGCGTCCCCCTGTCCGTCCTCGACCTCGCGCTCGTCGCCGACGGCTCCACCGGCGCCGCGGCCATCCAGCGGGCCGTGGCGCTCGCGATCGACCTCGACGCCCTCGGCTACCGGCGCGTCTGGTACGCCGAGCACCACCTCGCGCCCGGCGTCGCCTCGGCGGCGCCCGCCGTCCTCGCGGCCGCCGTCGCGGCCCGCACCTCGCGCATCCGCGTCGGCTCGGGGGCGGTGCTGCTGTCCACGACGTCACCCCTGATCGCCGCCGAGCAGTTCGGCACCATCGCCGCCCTGCACCCCGGGCGGGTCGACCTGGGCCTGGGCCGCGCGTTCACGGTCCCGCCGTCGGCCGGCGCGCCCCGCGCCACGGACACCGCCGCGCCAGAGGGCGACGAACGTAGGAACGGTCGCGTCAAGGAGGCCCAGAACCCGACCAGGCCTACGTTCGACGGCGGACGGGCCGCGGCCGGGGGCGTGCCGCGGCTGGTGGACGGGCTGTACGTGCCGCCCGCGCCGCCGAACGGGTTCAACGACCCAGCACTCCGCGAGCGCCTCCTCGCCCAGCAGGAGGTGATCGGGGCGCAGCGCACGCCCGCGGACTTCCGCGAGGAGGTCGAGCTCGTGCTCGACGTGCAGCGCGGCACCTACCGGGACCGCAGCGGCGCGGCGTACACGAGCCCGCCGGTCGAGGGGGCGCAGCTCGACCTGTGGCTCCTCGCGTCCAGCGGGGGCGAGAGCGCGCGGGTGGCGGGGGAGCTAGGCCTGCCGCTGGCGGCCAACTTCCACGTCAGCCCCGCCACGGTGCTGGACACGGTGGCGGCGTACCGGGAGGCGTTCCGGCCGGGGGTGCTGGAGGAGCCGTACGTCATCGTGTCGGCCGACGTGCTGGTCGCGCAGACCCTGGAGCGGGCCCGCGTGCTCGCCGAGCCGTTCGCGGACTGGGTGCTGTCCATCCGCCGCGGCGAGCGCGGGGCGATCGCGTACCCGTCGCCGTCGGCGGCCACCGCCTGGACGGACCGGCCGGACGCCGAGCGCGCGCTCGTGGCCGACCGGGTCGACACGCGGATCGTCGGTGACCCGGACACGGTCGTCGAACGTCTGGAGACGCTCGTGCGCGTCACCGGGGCGGACGAGCTGCTGGTCACCACCGCCACCCACGACCCGGCCGAGACGCGCCGCTCCTTCGAGCTGCTGGCCCAGGCCTGGGGCACCGGTGACCCGGTCGGGGACCCCGCCCGTCCCGCCCGCACCGCCGCCGCGCAGGAGGTGGGTGCCTGA
- a CDS encoding ABC transporter substrate-binding protein — protein sequence MTVSRRATRRLLALTAVPLLALTAACSAASTERPETEEAAGLAENAPESAGLQVSTSPDQDRVHSTESADAVALLPDEWADKDEITVAVSGGGAPPLVFLADDDKTPIGHETDIAQLVADALGKDLDLEVKAWADWPLALQSGDVDAVISNVTVTEERKETIDFSSYRVDELGWLTAADSDLVIDSREDIAGKIVGVGSGTNQEKILLEWDRLNQEEGLEPIQGPEYYEQLSDVLLALQSGRVEAYVGPNASLAYQAAVSPEDFKVVGTLNGGWPDTAQIAVATKKGADAADAVTAALNHAIEDGSYQQVLERWGLQVEAVDRAETNPPGLPKTEE from the coding sequence GTGACCGTCTCCCGACGCGCCACCCGCCGCCTGCTCGCCCTGACCGCCGTGCCGCTGCTCGCCCTCACGGCCGCCTGCTCGGCTGCCAGCACCGAGCGCCCCGAGACCGAGGAGGCCGCCGGCCTCGCCGAGAACGCGCCCGAGTCCGCCGGCCTGCAGGTCAGCACCAGCCCCGACCAGGACCGCGTCCACAGCACCGAGTCCGCCGACGCCGTGGCCCTGCTGCCCGACGAGTGGGCCGACAAGGACGAGATCACCGTCGCCGTCAGCGGCGGCGGCGCCCCGCCGCTCGTGTTCCTGGCCGACGACGACAAGACGCCGATCGGCCACGAGACCGACATCGCGCAGCTCGTCGCCGACGCCCTCGGCAAGGACCTGGACCTGGAGGTCAAGGCCTGGGCCGACTGGCCGCTCGCCCTCCAGTCGGGCGACGTCGACGCCGTCATCTCCAACGTCACCGTCACCGAGGAGCGCAAGGAGACCATCGACTTCTCCAGCTACCGCGTCGACGAGCTCGGCTGGCTCACCGCCGCCGACTCCGACCTGGTCATCGACTCCCGCGAGGACATCGCCGGCAAGATCGTCGGCGTCGGCTCCGGGACCAACCAGGAGAAGATCCTGCTCGAGTGGGACCGCCTCAACCAGGAGGAGGGCCTGGAGCCCATCCAGGGCCCCGAGTACTACGAGCAGCTCTCCGACGTGCTCCTCGCCCTCCAGTCCGGCCGTGTCGAGGCCTACGTGGGCCCCAACGCGTCGCTGGCCTACCAGGCCGCCGTCTCCCCGGAGGACTTCAAGGTGGTCGGCACCCTGAACGGCGGCTGGCCCGACACCGCGCAGATCGCCGTCGCCACCAAGAAGGGCGCCGACGCCGCCGACGCGGTCACCGCCGCCCTCAACCACGCCATCGAGGACGGCTCCTACCAGCAGGTCCTGGAGCGCTGGGGCCTGCAGGTCGAGGCCGTGGACCGCGCCGAGACCAACCCGCCCGGCCTGCCCAAGACCGAGGAGTGA
- a CDS encoding amino acid ABC transporter ATP-binding protein, giving the protein MTGGLLEIRGVHKSYGLLEALRGVDLTVQPGEVAAIIGPSGSGKSTLLRAINHLEKVDRGFVSLDGELIGYTRHGNTLRELTEREVLRRRTRIGFVFQNFNLFPHLTVLENIVEAPVFAQGRPRAEAEAEARELLARVGLADRADARPRQLSGGQQQRVAIARALALRPAVVLFDEPTSALDPELVGEVLGVIKELAGTGTTLVVVTHEVGFAREIADTVVFMDEGVVVEQGPPDSVLDHPVNPRTKAFLEKVL; this is encoded by the coding sequence ATGACCGGCGGGCTGCTGGAGATCCGGGGCGTGCACAAGTCGTACGGCCTGCTGGAGGCGCTGCGCGGCGTGGACCTCACGGTCCAGCCGGGCGAGGTCGCCGCGATCATCGGGCCGTCCGGGTCGGGCAAGTCGACCCTGCTGCGCGCCATCAACCACCTGGAGAAGGTGGACCGCGGGTTCGTGTCCCTGGACGGCGAGCTCATCGGCTACACCCGGCACGGCAACACCCTGCGGGAACTGACCGAGCGCGAGGTCCTGCGCCGGCGCACCCGCATCGGGTTCGTGTTCCAGAACTTCAACCTCTTCCCGCACCTCACCGTGCTGGAGAACATCGTCGAGGCGCCGGTCTTCGCCCAGGGCCGGCCGCGCGCCGAGGCCGAGGCGGAGGCCCGCGAGCTGCTGGCCCGCGTCGGCCTCGCCGACCGGGCCGACGCCCGGCCCCGGCAGCTCTCCGGCGGCCAGCAGCAGCGCGTCGCCATCGCCCGCGCGCTCGCCCTGCGGCCCGCGGTCGTGCTCTTCGACGAGCCGACGTCGGCCCTGGACCCCGAGCTCGTCGGCGAGGTGCTCGGTGTCATCAAGGAGCTCGCCGGCACCGGCACCACGCTCGTCGTCGTCACCCACGAGGTCGGATTCGCCCGCGAGATCGCCGACACCGTCGTCTTCATGGACGAGGGCGTCGTCGTCGAGCAGGGCCCGCCCGACTCCGTCCTCGACCACCCCGTCAACCCCCGCACGAAGGCCTTCCTGGAGAAGGTCCTGTGA